In Rhodovulum sulfidophilum DSM 1374, the following are encoded in one genomic region:
- the dapE gene encoding succinyl-diaminopimelate desuccinylase has protein sequence MTQPTDPVALTAELIRCRSVTPTEGGALVLLAERLAAAGFDCRRVDRNGTANLFARWGAKGHEKTFGFNGHTDVVPAGDTAAWTADPFGAEIRDGQLWGRGATDMKSGVAAFVAAAIDLVTDTPPDGAVVLALTGDEEGDATDGTIALLDWMQTEGEHMACCLVGEPTCRETMGDMMKIGRRGSMTAYFTARGVQGHAAYPQRAQNPVPALARLVQRLDAYSLDQGTRHFDPSTLAVTTFDTGNPATNVIPGQCRATVNIRFNEAHSSDSLADWLAAEAARVTEETGIEIGIEIKVSGESFVTPPGPLSTLVADAVEAETGRRPEFSTSGGTSDARFVKDLCPVVEFGLVGKTMHQVDERVETVQIEELKRIYARILGGYFG, from the coding sequence ATGACCCAGCCCACCGATCCCGTCGCCCTCACCGCCGAGCTGATCCGCTGCCGTTCGGTCACCCCCACCGAAGGCGGCGCGCTGGTGCTTCTCGCCGAGCGGCTGGCGGCCGCCGGGTTCGATTGCCGCCGGGTCGACCGGAACGGCACCGCGAACCTCTTCGCCCGCTGGGGCGCGAAGGGCCACGAGAAGACCTTCGGTTTCAACGGTCATACCGATGTCGTGCCGGCGGGCGATACCGCCGCCTGGACAGCCGACCCGTTCGGCGCCGAGATCCGCGACGGCCAGCTCTGGGGCCGGGGGGCGACCGACATGAAATCCGGTGTCGCGGCCTTCGTCGCCGCCGCCATCGACCTCGTGACCGACACGCCCCCCGACGGTGCCGTCGTGCTGGCGCTGACCGGCGACGAGGAGGGCGACGCCACCGACGGCACCATCGCGCTGCTCGACTGGATGCAGACCGAGGGCGAACACATGGCCTGCTGCCTCGTCGGCGAGCCGACCTGCCGCGAGACCATGGGCGACATGATGAAGATCGGCCGCCGCGGCTCGATGACGGCCTATTTCACTGCGCGAGGGGTGCAGGGCCATGCCGCCTATCCGCAGCGCGCGCAGAACCCGGTCCCGGCGCTGGCGCGGCTGGTGCAGCGGCTCGACGCCTACAGCCTCGATCAGGGCACCCGGCATTTCGACCCTTCGACCCTGGCCGTGACCACCTTCGATACCGGCAATCCGGCGACCAATGTCATTCCGGGCCAGTGCCGCGCCACCGTCAATATCCGCTTCAACGAGGCGCACAGCTCGGACAGCCTCGCCGACTGGCTGGCCGCCGAGGCCGCCCGGGTGACCGAGGAAACCGGCATCGAGATCGGGATCGAGATCAAGGTGTCGGGCGAAAGCTTCGTCACGCCCCCGGGGCCGCTGTCGACGCTGGTGGCCGATGCGGTCGAGGCCGAGACCGGCCGGCGGCCCGAATTCTCGACCTCGGGCGGCACCTCGGATGCGCGCTTCGTCAAGGATCTTTGCCCGGTCGTCGAATTCGGGCTGGTGGGCAAGACCATGCATCAGGTCGACGAGCGGGTCGAAACCGTCCAGATCGAAGAGCTCAAGCGGATCTATGCGCGCATCCTCGGGGGCTATTTCGGCTGA
- the dapD gene encoding 2,3,4,5-tetrahydropyridine-2,6-dicarboxylate N-succinyltransferase yields the protein MSNAQLETAIEAAWEARDTITPATRGETRDAIEATLEALDKGALRVAEKRDGGDWHVNQWAKKAVLLGFRIKDMECHEGGPQDGGWWDKVDSKFKGWGQTDWRAAGFRAVPNCVVRKSAYIAPGVVLMPSFVNLGAYVDEGTMVDTWATVGSCAQIGKGVHLSGGVGIGGVLEPMQAGPTIIEDNCFIGARSEVVEGCIVREGSVLGMGVFIGKSTKIVDRETGEVMYGEVPPYSVVVAGSMPSKGGVSLYCAVIVKRVDAQTRSKTGINELLRD from the coding sequence ATGTCCAACGCCCAGCTCGAAACGGCCATCGAGGCCGCCTGGGAGGCTCGCGACACGATCACGCCCGCCACCCGGGGCGAGACCCGCGACGCCATCGAGGCCACGCTGGAGGCGCTGGACAAGGGCGCGCTGCGCGTCGCCGAAAAGCGCGATGGCGGCGACTGGCATGTCAATCAATGGGCCAAGAAGGCGGTGCTTCTGGGCTTCCGGATCAAGGACATGGAGTGTCACGAGGGCGGTCCCCAGGACGGCGGCTGGTGGGACAAGGTCGACAGCAAGTTCAAGGGCTGGGGCCAGACCGACTGGCGCGCCGCAGGCTTTCGCGCGGTGCCGAACTGCGTGGTGCGCAAATCGGCCTATATCGCGCCGGGCGTGGTCTTGATGCCCTCCTTCGTCAATCTCGGCGCCTATGTCGACGAGGGCACGATGGTCGATACCTGGGCCACGGTCGGGTCCTGCGCCCAGATCGGCAAGGGCGTGCATCTCTCGGGCGGCGTCGGCATCGGCGGCGTGCTCGAACCGATGCAGGCCGGCCCGACCATCATCGAGGATAACTGCTTCATCGGCGCCCGCTCCGAGGTGGTCGAGGGCTGCATCGTGCGCGAGGGCTCGGTCCTCGGCATGGGCGTCTTCATCGGCAAGTCGACCAAGATCGTCGACCGCGAGACCGGCGAGGTCATGTATGGCGAGGTGCCGCCCTATTCGGTGGTGGTGGCGGGCTCGATGCCCTCGAAGGGCGGCGTCAGCCTCTATTGCGCGGTGATCGTGAAACGCGTCGACGCGCAAACCCGGTCCAAGACCGGCATCAACGAGCTTCTGCGTGACTGA
- a CDS encoding TIGR00730 family Rossman fold protein, which produces MHDDARRPLRDAFRDIESARETPETSQTASPSYRLAFADPDFLCRDEMRPVRVQLELLKPDILMREYGIESTIVLFGGARIPEPSQRHTAPTETLADLSKYYDEAREFARLMTLKGQRGKRLDHVIATGGGPGVMEAGNRGAADAGGVSIGLNIVLPHEQMPNAYVTPELCFNFHYFAMRKMHFLLRASAIAIFPGGFGTLDEMFEALTLIQTHRMDPVPFLLFGRDFWETVINWKALAEAGTISPEDLKLFSFVETAEEAVRIIEAWTPPS; this is translated from the coding sequence ATGCATGACGACGCCCGCCGCCCGCTCCGCGACGCCTTCCGCGATATCGAAAGCGCGCGGGAGACCCCCGAGACATCGCAGACCGCCTCGCCTTCCTACCGGCTGGCCTTCGCCGACCCGGACTTTCTGTGCCGGGACGAGATGCGGCCGGTCAGGGTGCAGCTCGAGCTGCTGAAGCCCGATATCCTGATGCGCGAATACGGGATCGAAAGCACCATCGTCCTGTTCGGCGGCGCCCGCATCCCCGAACCGTCGCAGCGCCACACCGCCCCGACCGAAACCCTTGCGGACCTGTCGAAATACTATGACGAGGCCCGGGAATTCGCCCGGCTGATGACGCTGAAAGGACAACGGGGCAAGCGGCTCGACCATGTCATCGCGACCGGCGGCGGCCCCGGGGTGATGGAGGCCGGAAACCGTGGCGCGGCCGATGCGGGCGGCGTGTCGATCGGGCTGAACATCGTGCTGCCGCATGAGCAGATGCCGAATGCCTATGTGACGCCCGAGCTATGCTTCAACTTCCACTATTTCGCGATGCGCAAGATGCATTTCCTGCTGCGGGCCTCGGCCATCGCGATCTTCCCCGGCGGCTTCGGCACGCTGGACGAGATGTTCGAGGCGCTGACGCTGATCCAGACCCACCGCATGGACCCGGTGCCGTTCCTGCTGTTCGGCCGCGACTTCTGGGAGACGGTCATCAACTGGAAGGCGCTGGCCGAGGCCGGAACCATCAGCCCCGAGGACCTGAAGCTGTTTTCCTTCGTGGAGACCGCCGAAGAGGCGGTCCGGATCATCGAGGCCTGGACCCCGCCCAGCTAG
- a CDS encoding DMT family transporter: protein MTSIAETAGRLTMGRAEWAMLLALSVLWGGSFLFVGIAVAELPTLTLVWLRVALAALVLWAAVAATGRRLPRTPRVWAAFLGMGLLNNVIPFSLIVAGQHSIASGLASILNATTPLFTVVVAGLLLADERPGRLQLAGVAAGLAGVAVMIGPDALAGLGSNALAQLAVLGGALSYACAAVFGRRFRHMGVDPLVTAAGQVGAATLLLSPAMLIADRPWTLPMPGAGTCAAVLGLAVLSTALAYLLYFRILARAGATSLSLVTFLIPVSAILLGGLVLDERLVPTDFAGMACIALGLAAVDGRLFRR from the coding sequence ATGACATCCATCGCGGAGACGGCCGGGCGTCTGACCATGGGGCGGGCGGAATGGGCGATGCTTCTGGCGCTGTCGGTGCTGTGGGGCGGGTCGTTCCTTTTCGTCGGCATCGCCGTGGCCGAGCTGCCGACCCTGACGCTGGTATGGCTGCGGGTGGCGCTGGCGGCGCTGGTGCTATGGGCGGCGGTCGCGGCGACCGGGCGGCGGCTGCCGCGCACGCCGAGGGTCTGGGCGGCCTTCCTCGGCATGGGGCTTCTGAACAATGTCATCCCGTTCAGCCTGATCGTGGCCGGACAGCACAGCATCGCCTCGGGGCTGGCCTCGATCCTCAATGCCACCACGCCGCTTTTCACCGTGGTGGTGGCCGGGCTTCTGCTGGCCGACGAACGGCCGGGCCGGCTCCAGCTGGCCGGGGTCGCGGCGGGGCTGGCCGGTGTGGCGGTAATGATCGGTCCCGACGCGCTGGCCGGTCTGGGCTCGAATGCGCTGGCCCAGCTGGCGGTGCTGGGCGGCGCGCTGTCCTATGCCTGCGCGGCGGTGTTCGGGCGGCGGTTCCGGCATATGGGGGTCGATCCGCTGGTGACGGCGGCCGGGCAGGTCGGTGCCGCGACGCTGCTCCTGAGCCCGGCGATGCTGATCGCCGACCGGCCCTGGACGCTGCCGATGCCCGGTGCCGGCACCTGTGCTGCGGTGCTGGGGCTGGCAGTTCTGTCGACGGCGCTGGCCTATCTGCTTTATTTCCGCATCCTCGCCCGCGCCGGGGCCACCAGCCTGTCGCTTGTGACCTTCCTGATCCCGGTCTCGGCGATCCTGCTGGGCGGGCTGGTCCTGGACGAGCGGCTGGTCCCCACTGATTTCGCCGGCATGGCCTGCATCGCGCTGGGGCTCGCGGCGGTCGACGGCCGGCTGTTCCGGCGCTAG
- the rlmN gene encoding 23S rRNA (adenine(2503)-C(2))-methyltransferase RlmN has translation MSAPIVQDVLPLPRKLPEPDRINLVGLTRPRLREALIAAGTPEAQAKMRVNQLWQWIYQKGVRDFDAMTNLAKDYRALLKAHFAIEVPEIVTRSVSADGTRKYLVRIAGGHEVEVVYIPEDGRGTLCISSQVGCTLTCTFCHTGTQRLVRNLTAAEIVGQVMLARDDLGEWPKPGRHPKDETRLISNLVLMGMGEPLYNFEAVRDAMLIAMDGEGISLSRRRITLSTSGVVPEIARTGAEIGCMLAISLHATTDELRNKIVPINRKYSLAQLFEALRAYPKLSNSERITFEYVMLKDVNDSDADARRLVRLIAGIPAKINLIPFNEWPGAPYQRSDWDRIEAFADIVYKAGYASPIRTPRGEDIMAACGQLKSATERARKNRFQIAAEAGLPEPERIVRRPDAPDVH, from the coding sequence ATGTCCGCGCCCATCGTCCAGGATGTGCTGCCGCTGCCCCGCAAGCTGCCGGAACCTGACCGCATCAATCTGGTCGGCCTGACCCGCCCGCGCCTGCGCGAGGCGCTGATCGCCGCCGGAACGCCGGAGGCCCAGGCCAAGATGCGGGTGAACCAGCTTTGGCAGTGGATCTACCAGAAGGGCGTGCGCGATTTCGACGCCATGACCAACTTGGCCAAGGATTACCGTGCGCTCCTGAAGGCGCATTTCGCCATCGAGGTGCCCGAGATCGTCACCCGCTCGGTCTCGGCCGACGGCACCCGCAAATACCTGGTGCGGATCGCGGGCGGCCATGAGGTCGAGGTGGTCTACATCCCCGAGGACGGGCGCGGCACGCTTTGCATCTCGTCGCAGGTGGGCTGTACCCTGACCTGCACCTTCTGCCATACCGGCACCCAGCGGCTGGTGCGCAACCTCACCGCGGCCGAGATCGTGGGCCAGGTCATGCTGGCGCGCGACGATCTGGGCGAATGGCCGAAACCCGGCCGCCATCCCAAGGACGAGACCCGTCTCATCTCGAACCTCGTGCTGATGGGCATGGGCGAGCCGCTTTACAATTTCGAGGCGGTGCGCGATGCGATGCTGATCGCGATGGATGGCGAGGGCATCTCGCTCTCGCGCCGCAGGATCACGCTGTCGACCTCGGGCGTTGTGCCGGAAATCGCCCGCACCGGGGCCGAGATCGGCTGCATGCTGGCGATCAGCCTGCACGCCACCACCGACGAGCTGCGCAACAAGATCGTGCCGATCAACCGCAAATACTCCCTCGCCCAGCTTTTCGAGGCGCTCCGGGCCTATCCCAAACTCTCGAATTCCGAGCGGATCACGTTTGAATACGTGATGCTGAAGGACGTGAATGACAGCGATGCCGATGCTCGTCGGCTGGTCCGGCTGATTGCGGGCATTCCGGCCAAGATCAACCTGATCCCGTTCAACGAATGGCCCGGTGCGCCCTATCAGCGGTCGGACTGGGACCGGATCGAGGCCTTTGCCGACATCGTCTACAAGGCGGGCTATGCCAGCCCGATCCGGACGCCGCGGGGCGAGGACATCATGGCCGCCTGCGGCCAGCTGAAATCGGCGACGGAACGTGCCCGCAAGAACCGGTTCCAGATCGCGGCCGAGGCCGGTCTGCCCGAGCCCGAACGCATCGTCCGCCGGCCCGACGCCCCCGACGTCCACTGA
- a CDS encoding invasion associated locus B family protein → MTSLFRAAIAGGALALAVTAAHAQEESTNNVAVKTDWNVFVETDPTECWSVSPPKKTVNTRGGQVVSARRGEILLFVTFRPGDGIKGEVSFSGGYPFKSGSTVALTVGDSNFELFTEGEWAWPASKADDAKIIEAMKRGAEAQVVGMSSRGTKTTDTFSLYGFTAAMDEAARRCSAN, encoded by the coding sequence ATGACATCCCTTTTCAGAGCGGCCATCGCGGGCGGCGCTTTGGCGTTGGCGGTGACAGCGGCGCATGCGCAGGAGGAATCGACCAACAACGTGGCGGTCAAGACCGACTGGAACGTGTTCGTCGAGACCGATCCCACCGAATGCTGGAGCGTGTCTCCGCCGAAGAAGACCGTCAACACCCGTGGCGGCCAGGTCGTGTCGGCCCGGCGCGGCGAGATCCTGCTGTTCGTGACCTTCCGTCCCGGCGACGGCATCAAGGGCGAGGTGTCGTTCTCGGGCGGCTATCCGTTCAAGTCCGGCTCGACCGTGGCGCTGACCGTGGGCGACAGCAATTTCGAGCTCTTCACCGAAGGCGAATGGGCCTGGCCTGCCTCGAAGGCGGATGACGCGAAGATCATCGAGGCGATGAAGCGCGGCGCCGAGGCCCAGGTGGTGGGGATGTCCTCGCGCGGGACCAAGACCACCGACACCTTCTCGCTTTACGGCTTCACCGCGGCGATGGACGAGGCCGCGCGCCGCTGCTCGGCCAACTGA
- a CDS encoding asparaginase, which produces MTGAVGMVEVLRGGMVESRHRGHAAICDGSGTVAAWGDPEAVILPRSSCKMVQALPLVESGAADAAGLGSEQLALACASHQGAPLHVAKVAAWLAETGRREADLLCGVQPTRDRDERARMIRDGESACQLHNNCSGKHAGFLTLARHLGAGPDYVDPDHPVQRAVRAAFEEVTGMTSPGFGIDGCSAPNFATTVTGLARAMAAFAAARPDAGDARARAAGRLSEAMRRHPDLVAGEGRACTELMRATEGRVAVKTGAEGVFVAFLPERGLGVAVKIEDGATRAAEAAIAGLLVYLGALDPEHPAARKRMVGPIVNWRGIETGAMRLAPDFA; this is translated from the coding sequence ATGACCGGAGCCGTCGGCATGGTGGAGGTGCTGCGCGGCGGGATGGTGGAATCGCGCCATCGCGGCCACGCGGCGATCTGTGACGGCAGCGGGACCGTTGCCGCCTGGGGCGATCCCGAGGCGGTGATCCTGCCGCGATCCTCCTGCAAGATGGTGCAGGCGCTGCCGCTGGTCGAAAGCGGCGCGGCCGATGCCGCCGGGCTCGGTTCCGAACAGCTGGCGCTGGCCTGCGCCTCGCATCAGGGCGCGCCGCTGCATGTCGCGAAGGTCGCCGCCTGGCTGGCGGAAACCGGCCGACGCGAAGCCGATCTGCTTTGCGGCGTGCAGCCGACCCGCGACCGCGACGAGCGCGCGCGAATGATCCGCGACGGCGAAAGCGCCTGCCAGCTGCACAACAACTGCTCGGGCAAGCATGCGGGCTTTCTCACCCTCGCCCGGCACCTGGGCGCGGGGCCCGATTACGTCGACCCCGACCACCCGGTGCAACGCGCGGTGCGCGCGGCCTTCGAGGAGGTTACCGGGATGACAAGCCCGGGCTTCGGCATCGACGGCTGCTCGGCGCCGAATTTCGCCACCACGGTGACAGGGCTTGCCCGGGCGATGGCGGCCTTTGCCGCGGCGCGTCCCGATGCGGGCGATGCCCGCGCCCGCGCCGCCGGTCGGCTGAGCGAGGCGATGCGGCGCCATCCCGATCTGGTCGCGGGCGAGGGCCGGGCCTGTACCGAGCTGATGCGGGCGACAGAGGGACGGGTCGCGGTCAAGACCGGGGCCGAAGGCGTCTTCGTGGCCTTCCTGCCCGAGCGCGGTCTCGGCGTCGCGGTCAAGATCGAGGACGGCGCCACCCGCGCGGCCGAGGCGGCCATTGCCGGGCTTCTGGTCTATCTGGGCGCGCTCGACCCGGAGCACCCGGCCGCGCGCAAGCGGATGGTCGGCCCGATCGTCAACTGGCGCGGGATCGAGACCGGCGCGATGCGGCTGGCACCGGACTTCGCCTGA
- a CDS encoding aspartate aminotransferase family protein, which yields MTDPLIERRARLLGPNVPTFYDEPVHIVRGEGVWLWDTAGRRYLDAYNNVPHVGHCHPKVVEAIAAQAARLNTHTRYLHETILDYVERLTATLGHDLSQAVMVCTGSEANDVALRMAQAATGKTGLIATDNTYHGNTAAVSALSTRRPPIGGYPPHVRLVPAPDSLAPLGGSAEAQPEAFAANVARAIAELEEAGHGFAGFMLCPFFANEGFPTLAPGFLDPTVEAVRKAGGLILADEVQPGFGRLGTAFWGHEVLGFAPDVVTLGKPMANGHPVGAAVTRPEIMAAFRGAFGYFNTFGGNPVSMAAALATLEVIEEEGLMENARAVGAYALERLGALRHPWLAETRGRGLFFGAEFVDETGAPATEFAIRLVEGLRAEGILTGRIGRAMNTLKFRPPMPFSREHADLALDSLDRVLARTEVPR from the coding sequence ATGACCGACCCCCTGATCGAACGGCGCGCCCGACTGCTGGGCCCGAACGTGCCGACCTTCTACGACGAGCCCGTCCATATCGTCCGCGGCGAAGGCGTCTGGCTCTGGGATACCGCCGGACGGCGCTATCTCGACGCCTATAACAACGTCCCCCATGTCGGCCATTGCCACCCGAAGGTGGTCGAGGCCATCGCCGCCCAGGCCGCAAGGCTGAACACCCATACCCGCTACCTGCACGAGACCATCCTCGACTATGTCGAGCGGCTGACCGCGACCCTCGGCCACGATCTGAGCCAGGCGGTGATGGTCTGCACCGGGTCCGAGGCCAATGACGTCGCGCTTCGCATGGCCCAGGCCGCGACCGGAAAGACCGGGCTGATCGCGACCGACAACACCTATCACGGCAATACCGCCGCGGTCAGCGCGCTCTCGACACGGCGCCCGCCGATCGGCGGCTACCCGCCCCATGTGCGGCTGGTGCCCGCCCCCGACAGCCTCGCCCCGCTTGGCGGCAGCGCCGAGGCCCAGCCCGAAGCCTTCGCCGCCAATGTCGCCCGCGCCATCGCCGAGCTGGAAGAAGCGGGCCACGGCTTCGCAGGCTTCATGCTTTGCCCGTTCTTCGCCAATGAGGGCTTCCCGACCCTCGCCCCGGGCTTTCTCGACCCGACTGTCGAGGCGGTGCGCAAGGCGGGCGGGCTCATCCTCGCCGACGAGGTGCAGCCGGGCTTCGGACGGCTCGGCACGGCCTTCTGGGGGCACGAGGTTCTGGGCTTCGCGCCCGATGTGGTGACGCTCGGCAAGCCGATGGCCAATGGCCACCCGGTCGGTGCCGCGGTGACCCGGCCCGAGATCATGGCCGCCTTCCGCGGCGCCTTCGGCTATTTCAACACCTTCGGCGGCAACCCGGTCTCGATGGCCGCAGCGCTGGCGACCCTCGAGGTGATCGAGGAGGAGGGGCTGATGGAAAACGCCCGCGCGGTCGGCGCCTACGCGCTCGAACGGCTCGGGGCGCTTCGCCATCCCTGGCTGGCCGAGACCCGTGGCAGGGGGCTTTTCTTCGGCGCCGAATTCGTCGACGAGACCGGTGCGCCCGCCACCGAATTCGCCATCCGGCTGGTCGAGGGGCTCCGCGCCGAGGGCATTCTGACCGGCCGCATCGGGCGCGCCATGAACACGCTCAAGTTCCGCCCGCCGATGCCGTTTTCGCGCGAGCATGCCGATCTCGCACTCGATAGCCTGGACCGCGTCCTGGCCCGAACGGAGGTGCCGCGATGA